In Helianthus annuus cultivar XRQ/B chromosome 8, HanXRQr2.0-SUNRISE, whole genome shotgun sequence, a single genomic region encodes these proteins:
- the LOC110872115 gene encoding AP2/ERF and B3 domain-containing transcription factor RAV1, with amino-acid sequence MDASSTEDLSTTTETTSTVAAPVSTPPLIGSGGSVVLDMELGLEAESRKLPSSRFKGVVPQPNGRWGAQIYEKHQRVWLGTFNEEHEAAKAYDTAVQRFRGRDAVTNFKPLPADTEEASLEASFLNSHSKAEIVDMLRKHTYNDELEQSKRTCILQKTTGPDGVRSGHQSVNSREQLFEKTVTPSDVGKLNRLVIPKQHAEKHFPLQIGNTSKGVLLHFEDIGMKVWRFRYSYWNSSQSYVLTKGWSRFVKEKNLKAGDIVSFQRSTGPDKQLYIDWKTKTGSSNTSSRPIQPVQPVQPVQPVQMFRLFGVNIFSANTNNNTLAVDSSTCNGKRNNIEMVLLGMENCKKQKIIDPL; translated from the coding sequence ATGGATGCAAGCTCCACAGAAGATCTAAGCACAACTACTGAAACAACCTCAACGGTTGCGGCTCCCGTGAGCACCCCGCCGTTGATCGGAAGCGGCGGCAGTGTGGTTCTTGACATGGAACTCGGCTTGGAAGCCGAGTCGAGGAAGCTGCCTTCCTCAAGGTTCAAGGGTGTGGTCCCGCAGCCGAACGGGCGCTGGGGTGCTCAGATTTACGAGAAACACCAGCGCGTGTGGCTTGGGACCTTTAACGAAGAGCACGAGGCCGCGAAAGCGTATGACACGGCGGTGCAACGCTTTCGCGGCCGTGACGCGGTCACAAACTTCAAACCTCTCCCGGCCGACACGGAAGAGGCGAGTTTGGAAGCGAGTTTTTTAAACTCGCATTCGAAAGCCGAGATTGTAGATATGTTGAGAAAACACACATACAATGACGAGCTTGAGCAAAGCAAAAGAACCTGCATCTTGCAGAAAACTACCGGACCGGACGGTGTCCGGTCCGGGCACCAGTCGGTCAACTCCAGGGAGCAACTGTTTGAAAAAACAGTTACTCCCAGTGACGTTGGAAAACTAAACCGACTGGTAATACCAAAACAGCATGCGGAAAAGCACTTTCCGCTGCAAATCGGAAACACATCCAAAGGAGTTCTTCTACATTTTGAAGATATTGGTATGAAAGTGTGGAGATTTCGTTACTCTTACTGGAACAGTAGTCAAAGCTACGTGTTGACCAAAGGTTGGAGCCGGTTTGTGAAGGAAAAGAACTTAAAAGCCGGTGACATTGTTAGTTTTCAAAGATCTACCGGTCCAGACAAGCAGCTTTACATCGACTGGAAGACGAAAACCGGATCTAGTAACACGAGTTCAAGACCAATCCAACCGGTCCAACCAGTCCAACCGGTCCAACCAGTGCAGATGTTTAGGTTGTTTGGAGTCAACATATTTAGtgctaatactaataataatactcttgctgTTGATAGTAGCACTTGCAATGGAAAGAGAAATAACATAGAAATGGTGTTGTTGGGAATGGAGAATTGTAAGAAGCAAAAGATTATTGACCCTTTGTAA
- the LOC110869578 gene encoding uncharacterized protein LOC110869578 → MPQTVGKYDGLGDPDDHLNLFKSAGEVACWPMPLWCKMFVQTLVGAARVWWDSLPIGETDSFEDLEAKFILQFSQQRRHTKDRNELLHIRRRDNETVESFIVRFNKESLTILGVPNDLACGAFLQGVNDDELLRTLHGRDGVPPTIDEILRIAKVYVIQEKAVAASHAANRKKEAQKSQEDREQRGSESKGRGDQYEKGDRTDSRYDRSRNTYSRNESSKPRSDYPNLSKTPAEILTSENLKFNPPKLLKDNPNKDTSKYCEYHKGSGHDTNDCFQLKKQIEYFVKAGKLAHLVRDIKQGPPPVKEENDRAAGKRPRELNMVHADKGKGVKRSFSTLEPWMLATMTIEPRVEDLHLTTDASIISAAVGDYHMRRIPVDTGSSEDIIYEHCFNRMQPEIELMGKGNRVCLALAHESQSIVLKDTFLTKSKRESLPLEA, encoded by the coding sequence ATGCCTCAAACTGTAGGCAAATACGATGGTCTAGGCGACCCGGATGACCATCTCAATTTATTCAAAAGCGCGGGGGAAGTAGCCTGTTGGCCAATGCCCCTCTGGTGCAAGATGTTTGTCCAAACGTTGGTAGGCGCGGCCCGGGTCTGGTGGGATAGTTTGCCCATTGGGGAAACTGACAGTTTTGAAGACCTAGAGGCTAAGTTCATCTTGCAATTCAGCCAACAACGAAGGCACACTAAAGATCGAAATGAGCTCCTTCACATTCGCCGGCGAGACAATGAAACGGTGGAAAGTTTCATCGTTAGATTCAATAAAGAAAGCCTGACAATCCTGGGTGTCCCAAACGATCTAGCGTGTGGAGCTTTCCTACAGGGGGTGAACGATGACGAGCTACTAAGAACACTTCACGGGAGGGATGGTGTGCCTCCCACCATTGACGAAATCTTGAGGATAGCCAAGGTATACGTTATACAAGAAAAGGCTGTAGCCGCCAGTCACGCGGCCAACAGAAAAAAGGAGGCTCAGAAAAGCCAGGAGGATAGAGAACAACGGGGTTCTGAAAGCAAAGGTAGAGGAGACCAATACGAGAAAGGTGATAGAACGGACTCGCGGTATGATAGGTCTAGAAATACCTACTCAAGGAACGAATCCTCTAAGCCGCGGTCCGATTACCCTAACCTGAGCAAGACGCCAGCGGAAATCCTAACCTCTGAGAACCTCAAGTTTAACCCTCCAAAGCTGCTAAAGGACAATCCCAACAAAGACACAAGCAAGTACTGTGAATACCACAAAGGGAGCGGCCACGATACCAATGATTGTTTTCAGTTAAAGAAGCAGATCGAGTACTTCGTGAAAGCGGGCAAATTGGCACATCTGGTGCGAGACATCAAACAGGGCCCTCCTCCCGTTAAAGAAGAAAATGACAGGGCGGCGGGGAAAAGGCCGCGGGAGCTAAACATGGTACACGCGGATAAGGGAAAAGGGGTCAAACGGAGTTTTTCCACGCTCGAACCCTGGATGCTGGCAACCATGACAATCGAGCCTCGCGTGGAAGATCTGCATCTCACTACTGACGCCTCGATCATATCTGCTGCAGTAGGTGATTACCACATGAGGAGGATCCCGGTAGATACCGGGAGTTCAGAGGATATCATCTACGAGCATTGCTTCAATAGAATGCAACCAGAAATAGAACTTATGGGAAAAGGTAACCGGGTGTGCTTGGCTTTAGCACACGAATCACAATCAATAGTTTTAAAAGACACATTCTTGACAAAATCAAAACGAGAAAGTTTACCGCTAGAAGCATGA